The proteins below come from a single Acidobacteriota bacterium genomic window:
- a CDS encoding DUF3667 domain-containing protein — translation MEKQVPEIVEPEISEEPTLSSLEPVACLNCGHESAGDFCNMCGQAADVERYSLSSFLRELYNNLRKIEISTTFATAIELLRRPGDFVKEYLAGKRVGYINPIKFYFYAMIADVLVRGLFLWLTGDQAFASPLTGNTMYQIEGLLSTIFWGLLWKVFYRSSKFNVIEFAVCAVYFEAETDLFATTLMVITAPLRNSMPYIPTVLTSVDLLLTAAYGIYFARQIFEEPLPKTIIKQTMLMILFIILLVTTLFVPNQLH, via the coding sequence ATGGAAAAGCAAGTCCCGGAAATTGTAGAACCGGAGATCTCGGAGGAGCCGACGCTCAGCAGCCTCGAACCAGTCGCATGCCTAAATTGCGGCCACGAGTCGGCTGGCGATTTTTGCAACATGTGCGGCCAAGCGGCTGATGTCGAACGCTATTCGCTCTCAAGTTTTCTTCGCGAACTTTACAACAATCTCCGCAAGATAGAGATATCCACAACATTTGCAACCGCGATCGAATTGCTACGTCGCCCAGGCGACTTCGTCAAAGAATATCTTGCAGGCAAGCGGGTAGGTTACATAAACCCGATCAAGTTTTACTTTTATGCAATGATCGCAGATGTCTTGGTTCGTGGGCTCTTTCTGTGGCTGACGGGCGATCAGGCCTTCGCTTCCCCGCTGACGGGCAATACGATGTATCAGATCGAAGGGCTCCTGTCGACAATATTCTGGGGACTTCTTTGGAAGGTGTTTTACCGCAGCTCGAAATTTAACGTGATCGAGTTTGCAGTTTGTGCGGTCTATTTTGAGGCAGAGACAGATCTTTTCGCAACCACACTCATGGTTATTACCGCACCGCTTCGCAATAGCATGCCATACATTCCGACAGTTTTAACTTCCGTTGACTTGTTGCTAACGGCCGCCTACGGTATATATTTTGCTCGCCAAATCTTTGAAGAGCCCTTGCCGAAGACGATCATCAAGCAGACGATGCTGATGATCCTCTTCATAATACTCCTTGTCACAACACTGTTCGTCCCAAACCAACTCCACTAG
- a CDS encoding DUF3011 domain-containing protein, with amino-acid sequence MKNLRKFIALKMAVFIMLASLGTIPAVAQSNYLTCGSNNTNYNYCRVNTGNNVRLERKLSYSSCNYGYDWGYDGRGIWVNNGCRAEFSYGGGSGKAAAIAGGAVLGGVILAAVIAAKKKKDAEKKNEDEEASNNDTWDSGHEYVPSYLVGSFRGWNPDLRSYSDLTVGPSGAISVRNSNGQYQNGRYDNGSIKLPWGRYEVERNGDGFAVRNSNGESYNFLRIR; translated from the coding sequence ATGAAAAACCTTAGAAAATTCATCGCGCTGAAAATGGCGGTCTTTATCATGCTTGCATCCTTGGGAACTATCCCCGCGGTTGCGCAGTCAAATTACTTAACCTGCGGCAGTAATAACACTAACTACAACTATTGCCGCGTTAACACGGGAAACAATGTTCGCCTGGAGCGCAAGCTCTCCTATTCGAGCTGCAACTATGGCTACGATTGGGGATATGACGGGCGCGGGATATGGGTCAACAACGGCTGCAGGGCCGAATTCTCCTACGGCGGCGGTTCCGGCAAGGCGGCAGCGATAGCAGGAGGAGCTGTGCTCGGTGGTGTGATCCTCGCGGCAGTAATTGCCGCGAAGAAAAAGAAGGACGCCGAGAAGAAAAATGAGGATGAAGAGGCCTCAAACAACGATACATGGGACAGTGGACATGAATATGTGCCTTCTTACCTGGTCGGTTCGTTCCGCGGCTGGAATCCAGATCTCAGATCTTATTCCGACTTGACCGTTGGCCCGAGCGGTGCGATCTCCGTTCGCAATTCTAACGGCCAGTACCAGAATGGGCGATATGACAATGGGTCGATCAAACTCCCATGGGGCAGATATGAGGTCGAACGCAACGGAGACGGCTTTGCGGTCAGAAACAGCAACGGCGAATCATACAACTTCCTACGCATCAGGTAG
- a CDS encoding transporter substrate-binding domain-containing protein, with the protein MKRTINIGKLLLLISAITVCSVGQALAQKTPAKRPVPTKMPAVGPAVLVNDDTLTIIRRRNRLDVGVASFIPWAMHDKNGNLIGFNVEVAKKLASDLGVQLNLMPAGHVSLLPDLTNKRYDILITGMYPTPSRALLANFSEPYSTSKIELIASRDKMGRKDEKRDFDDDSVTIGIISGTVYGNYAASEFPKAKTQMFDDEASMIEAVANGTISAAIASKPGPEFAVKNSNGKIYKPFSRPLGELDEALAIRKGDVDFLNYLNTWIRYNERNGWLEKQRNYWFEGTEWKSLLE; encoded by the coding sequence ATGAAACGAACGATAAATATTGGCAAGTTACTTCTCTTAATATCGGCTATCACCGTATGCTCGGTTGGCCAAGCATTGGCCCAAAAAACACCGGCCAAAAGACCGGTTCCGACTAAGATGCCGGCAGTTGGTCCGGCCGTACTCGTTAATGATGACACGCTAACGATCATTCGCCGTCGAAATCGGCTAGACGTTGGGGTTGCAAGCTTCATTCCCTGGGCAATGCACGACAAGAACGGAAATCTCATCGGTTTTAACGTCGAGGTGGCTAAGAAACTCGCCTCTGATCTCGGCGTTCAGCTCAACCTGATGCCGGCTGGGCATGTATCACTTCTACCGGATCTGACAAACAAGCGTTACGACATCCTGATCACGGGGATGTACCCGACGCCAAGCCGAGCTCTTTTGGCGAACTTCTCCGAACCGTATTCGACCTCAAAGATCGAACTGATCGCCAGCCGCGACAAAATGGGGCGAAAGGATGAAAAGAGGGATTTCGATGATGACTCGGTGACGATAGGCATCATTTCAGGGACGGTTTATGGCAATTATGCTGCAAGTGAGTTTCCAAAAGCGAAAACTCAGATGTTTGACGACGAAGCGTCAATGATCGAGGCTGTCGCAAACGGAACAATTTCGGCCGCGATCGCATCGAAGCCTGGCCCGGAATTCGCAGTTAAAAACTCAAATGGAAAGATCTATAAGCCGTTCAGCCGACCATTGGGCGAACTCGACGAGGCTCTCGCGATCCGCAAAGGTGATGTTGATTTCCTCAACTATTTGAACACGTGGATCCGATATAACGAACGGAACGGATGGCTCGAGAAACAGCGGAATTACTGGTTCGAGGGAACGGAATGGAAGTCCCTTCTCGAATAA
- a CDS encoding M28 family peptidase codes for MQPNKPYQFQRFVASFVLVAAFVLNIPAQTGLSKDEEKLTRSIKIKTIERITKGLADDKFEGRGTLQRGGDMAANWIADQMKSMGLKPLGDNGTYLQSMPFVETVFTEETDVTLNGQKLIYGKDWSQGLLLADMSVERSLIFVGHGYVSDELGRNDLKDADLKGKIAVLIDGPPRSYTAEKWKEITDKTSAIPLLFERGAVGVILVGNGRELYKHDFVVDQTGRRNIATLEKSKERAQVPILFFGDAARAKLFEGSGMTVGEAMDDASDLEFRPMDLKPSIKVHLRSKQTQANSHNVVGYIEGSDPVLKNEAIAFTAHYDGFGMINGKIYNAAADNAIGNGEMLAVAEAFSKMKVKPKRSLIFISTTAEEYGLQGGYFFAQNPKWDITKIAANLNLDGIGTEIMGPIKNMVGFGAEYSSLGPMFNDVAKAYKITPMEDPIPEQGVFGRSDHYPFVTRGVPALMLVGSPEATKEGFVKRFNEFEETKYHQPSDDVYKTWHWPGAKTVADMMGILGWRIAQSKEMPSWKRGNPYSNLKRGDTLK; via the coding sequence ATGCAACCGAATAAACCATATCAATTCCAGCGGTTCGTGGCCAGCTTTGTCTTGGTGGCAGCCTTTGTTCTGAACATTCCGGCACAAACCGGCCTTTCAAAGGATGAGGAGAAACTCACTAGGTCGATCAAGATCAAAACGATCGAACGGATCACAAAGGGGCTGGCCGATGACAAATTCGAGGGCCGAGGCACGCTGCAACGCGGCGGTGATATGGCTGCGAACTGGATCGCTGATCAAATGAAGTCAATGGGCCTCAAGCCTCTTGGCGACAATGGGACTTATTTGCAATCGATGCCATTTGTCGAAACAGTATTCACCGAGGAGACTGACGTAACGCTCAACGGCCAGAAGCTGATCTACGGTAAGGATTGGAGCCAGGGACTTCTGCTCGCGGATATGAGTGTCGAGCGAAGCCTGATCTTCGTCGGGCACGGCTACGTTTCGGATGAACTTGGGCGTAATGACCTTAAGGATGCCGATCTTAAAGGTAAGATCGCGGTCCTCATCGACGGCCCACCGCGAAGTTATACGGCGGAGAAATGGAAGGAGATAACGGATAAGACGTCAGCGATCCCGCTTCTTTTTGAGCGAGGGGCAGTTGGGGTAATTCTTGTGGGAAACGGGCGCGAACTGTATAAGCACGATTTTGTAGTCGATCAAACCGGCAGGCGGAACATCGCAACCCTTGAAAAATCTAAAGAGAGGGCTCAGGTTCCAATCCTCTTCTTCGGTGACGCCGCCCGGGCAAAGCTATTTGAAGGATCAGGAATGACGGTCGGGGAGGCGATGGATGACGCATCGGATCTTGAGTTCCGGCCGATGGATCTCAAGCCGAGCATTAAGGTGCATTTGCGTTCAAAGCAAACCCAGGCCAATTCTCACAATGTAGTTGGATACATCGAAGGATCCGATCCAGTTCTCAAGAATGAAGCTATCGCATTTACGGCTCACTACGATGGGTTTGGGATGATCAACGGCAAGATCTACAACGCTGCTGCTGATAATGCGATCGGAAACGGTGAGATGCTTGCGGTAGCAGAAGCGTTTTCAAAAATGAAGGTCAAACCCAAGCGTTCTCTGATCTTTATCTCGACGACCGCTGAAGAGTATGGCCTGCAAGGCGGCTATTTCTTTGCACAGAATCCTAAGTGGGACATCACCAAGATCGCAGCTAACTTGAATCTCGATGGCATCGGTACCGAGATAATGGGTCCGATCAAAAACATGGTCGGCTTTGGTGCCGAGTACTCCTCTCTCGGGCCGATGTTCAATGACGTTGCAAAGGCATACAAGATAACTCCGATGGAGGACCCGATCCCTGAACAAGGCGTTTTTGGCCGCTCCGACCATTATCCATTTGTCACTCGAGGCGTTCCCGCACTGATGCTTGTCGGGTCGCCTGAAGCTACGAAAGAGGGGTTTGTGAAGCGGTTCAATGAGTTTGAAGAGACAAAATACCATCAGCCGTCCGATGACGTTTACAAAACCTGGCATTGGCCTGGGGCAAAGACGGTCGCTGACATGATGGGCATTCTTGGATGGCGAATTGCACAGAGTAAAGAAATGCCGTCGTGGAAGAGAGGAAATCCATATTCGAACCTAAAGCGAGGCGACACGCTTAAGTAG
- a CDS encoding CPBP family intramembrane metalloprotease: MNGRLVVSLVILIVYLSIIMIGAKIEVGSGTMSQAEMVSRQVSISLIVGFVFLSGVVAFFGWRRETGLLPVRSTKSLLILWLPALFILGFFSASLLLGLPSLQAFLFVGINTLLVGISEELAFRGILFSGARTALRPIGAIFLTFIIFGAVHVFNGITTGDWGAAAVQATAAAMSGLLFIAILIRTGSIVPAMIVHWLWDFGIFVIGSRNGHHPTPVVADDPGITSVLGPILFVLPNFLYALWLLRGVGSKSSEDLI; encoded by the coding sequence ATGAACGGAAGATTGGTCGTTTCGCTAGTCATATTGATCGTCTACCTATCGATCATCATGATCGGGGCAAAGATAGAGGTCGGCAGCGGTACTATGAGCCAGGCCGAGATGGTAAGTCGTCAGGTCTCGATCAGTTTGATAGTTGGCTTTGTCTTTCTATCCGGCGTAGTAGCTTTTTTCGGCTGGCGTCGAGAAACAGGGCTGTTACCGGTCCGAAGCACCAAAAGTCTTTTGATCCTGTGGCTGCCTGCGCTGTTTATTCTTGGCTTTTTTTCGGCGTCCCTGCTACTAGGATTACCATCGCTTCAGGCGTTTCTGTTCGTTGGTATCAACACTCTACTCGTAGGTATATCGGAAGAACTTGCTTTCAGAGGGATCTTATTTAGTGGTGCGAGGACCGCCCTTCGGCCGATCGGAGCGATATTCCTAACTTTCATCATTTTTGGAGCAGTACACGTTTTCAACGGGATCACTACCGGAGACTGGGGAGCCGCCGCTGTTCAAGCTACAGCAGCTGCAATGTCCGGACTTCTATTTATCGCCATTCTTATTAGGACGGGTTCGATCGTCCCCGCAATGATTGTTCATTGGCTCTGGGATTTTGGCATATTCGTTATTGGCTCTCGTAATGGACATCATCCCACGCCTGTTGTGGCCGACGATCCCGGGATTACATCTGTGCTCGGGCCGATTCTATTCGTGTTACCTAACTTTTTATACGCTCTCTGGTTGCTCAGGGGTGTCGGTTCGAAAAGCAGTGAGGATTTGATCTGA
- a CDS encoding EAL domain-containing protein has product MNREPLSNTFKGIVILAATVALALALSDLPKASFSWGFFVILASAVIVTPRMSLTLPRSRFAISFSDAAVFLTFLMYGGPAAIVVAALESASNCYHLRSKGFYFGKWMIPTNVSINTVATSLTFVAWTAAEPLFKFAPNTTQYIVSTVGILALSQFLFSSWLVAIFTWTRKGTSPWQTWKNDCFTSSMTQIVGAGLAGLIFKLISYRDVLTGSIAMFALAVLYLSYRQSITEVTVAMQQTEEAEREKADIERERRQEAEKYAGELAATLDKEERANEALRKSEKDLQHAALHDSLTNLPNRKHFGDKLRLRIEQFKDDPSRTFYVLFLDIRKFKNINDSLGHTLGDKVLIIAAKRFVRMLNSTDMVARIGGDEFAVILTDISSIGKAQKVARRIFDSIAQPFSLSGNNVTVSVNIGIAPCDAEYNTPEEVLRDADIAMHYAKEWNSGVAVFTKELREKFLERIRYENDLRHALDRNELAMSYQPLIDIQDGSLMGFEALLRWNHSEIGNIPPNKFIPIAEESGLIIPITVWILKETTRQIAAWQQIGPEYKDLVVSVNISGKHLSNDDLIADVREALDLSKIDPYCLKLEITESAAMENAEHTIDMLNRLKLLGVQLSIDDFGTGYSSLSYLHRLPFDTLKIDRSFVYSVGEKGENSEILQTIISLAKNLKKKVIAEGIETESQLHLLQNLGCDYGQGYLLARPQTRENAEQALYERKSWMPARISDRIENAPQHIDVEENMPVF; this is encoded by the coding sequence ATGAACAGAGAACCCCTTTCAAATACTTTCAAAGGGATAGTTATCCTTGCCGCTACGGTGGCACTCGCCCTTGCGCTTTCCGACCTGCCTAAAGCGTCGTTTAGCTGGGGCTTTTTTGTCATTCTCGCGTCTGCCGTTATCGTGACGCCGCGAATGAGCCTGACGCTGCCGAGATCGCGTTTTGCGATCAGTTTTTCAGACGCTGCGGTCTTTCTCACCTTTCTGATGTACGGCGGCCCGGCTGCGATCGTGGTCGCTGCCCTCGAGTCTGCCTCGAATTGCTACCACCTCCGCTCCAAAGGGTTCTATTTTGGCAAGTGGATGATTCCCACGAATGTCTCGATAAATACTGTCGCCACGTCTTTGACCTTTGTCGCCTGGACCGCCGCTGAACCGCTTTTCAAATTCGCTCCGAACACGACCCAATACATTGTCTCGACGGTTGGTATTCTTGCTCTATCCCAATTTCTTTTCTCATCGTGGCTCGTAGCGATCTTTACGTGGACGCGTAAAGGCACAAGTCCATGGCAAACATGGAAAAATGACTGCTTTACCAGTTCGATGACCCAGATCGTCGGTGCCGGACTCGCCGGCCTAATATTTAAGTTGATCAGCTATCGTGACGTGCTCACGGGTTCGATCGCGATGTTCGCTCTCGCTGTTCTTTATCTTAGCTATCGTCAGTCGATAACGGAGGTCACGGTCGCGATGCAGCAAACCGAGGAAGCCGAACGCGAGAAGGCAGATATCGAACGTGAACGCCGCCAAGAGGCGGAAAAATATGCGGGCGAACTTGCGGCGACGCTCGACAAAGAAGAGAGAGCGAATGAAGCTCTTCGAAAGAGTGAAAAAGACCTTCAGCACGCTGCTCTGCATGATTCCCTGACGAATCTTCCGAACCGCAAGCATTTCGGTGATAAGCTGCGTCTTCGCATCGAACAGTTTAAAGATGATCCGAGCAGGACCTTTTACGTTCTCTTTCTCGACATCAGAAAATTCAAGAACATTAACGATAGTCTCGGCCACACTCTCGGCGACAAAGTTCTGATCATTGCGGCAAAAAGATTCGTACGAATGCTGAATTCGACGGACATGGTCGCGCGTATCGGCGGAGACGAATTTGCGGTGATCCTCACCGACATCTCCTCGATAGGCAAGGCCCAGAAAGTAGCACGGCGGATATTCGACTCGATCGCCCAGCCATTCTCCCTCAGCGGAAACAACGTAACCGTCAGCGTCAATATCGGTATTGCTCCTTGCGACGCCGAATACAACACGCCCGAAGAGGTCCTGCGTGACGCTGACATCGCCATGCATTACGCAAAGGAGTGGAACAGCGGTGTTGCCGTCTTCACAAAAGAGCTGAGAGAGAAGTTCCTCGAACGTATCCGTTACGAGAACGATCTACGCCACGCGCTTGACCGCAATGAACTCGCGATGAGCTACCAGCCGCTGATCGATATCCAGGACGGCAGCCTGATGGGATTTGAGGCGTTGCTGCGTTGGAATCATAGCGAGATCGGCAATATTCCGCCGAATAAATTCATCCCGATCGCCGAGGAATCAGGCCTGATCATCCCTATTACCGTCTGGATCCTAAAGGAAACAACGCGCCAGATCGCCGCCTGGCAACAGATCGGCCCGGAATACAAAGATCTGGTGGTCAGCGTCAATATTTCGGGCAAGCACCTTTCGAACGACGACCTGATAGCCGACGTCCGCGAGGCCCTCGATCTTTCAAAGATCGATCCCTACTGCCTGAAACTCGAGATCACCGAAAGCGCAGCCATGGAAAATGCCGAACATACGATCGACATGCTCAACCGCCTGAAACTGCTCGGCGTACAGCTCAGCATTGACGATTTCGGTACCGGATATTCGAGCCTCAGCTATCTGCACCGGCTGCCGTTCGATACGCTGAAGATCGACCGCTCGTTCGTATACAGCGTCGGTGAAAAAGGTGAGAATTCCGAGATCCTGCAAACGATCATTTCCCTCGCCAAGAACCTTAAAAAGAAGGTCATCGCCGAAGGCATAGAAACCGAATCGCAGCTCCACCTACTCCAAAACCTCGGCTGCGACTACGGGCAGGGCTATCTGCTCGCCCGTCCGCAGACCAGAGAAAATGCTGAGCAAGCACTCTACGAACGCAAGAGCTGGATGCCGGCGAGAATATCCGATCGCATCGAAAATGCCCCTCAGCACATCGATGTTGAGGAAAATATGCCGGTTTTCTAA